The Phycisphaeraceae bacterium DNA segment ACAACGCCTCGGCGATGGCGCGTTGTTCAGCGTGAGGGGGGAGCGCGATCAGGAGCGAGCGGATAATCGCACCACTGAGATTCGGCTGCCCTCCCTGCGTGTACGTATCGATGATCTGCGTCTTCCGGTTGGCGAGGTGCTGGAACAGGTACTCGTGATCGCACACGTCGGTGCGAATCGCCAGTACTGCCTGATTGATCGCAGCATCGATCTCAGTAATCGCAACAACACCGGCCGTTGCACCATAAAGAGCAAGAACAAGATCGCCCCGCCGGACCATCTTCGCGGATGATGAGTTCAGGCCGTTCTTTGTGATGCGGCCCGCGACTTCGCGAACACGACCAGCATTCAGATCACCCGACGTAATCCAGGGAATCTCGCCGCCGTAAAAGTCCGGTCGAGATGTATCGGGAGTGCCTCCACTATAGGTTACGCATCTCTCATCAAGGCGTACGACCTCCCAACTCTCTGGAATGATTCCGAGCTCGGTACGCTTGTACCCTGGCCGCACGTCCTGCGCCTGTGCCTTCGCCTTCTTACCTCTGCAAGGCGAGGCGTCTCTGAATTGAGTCGCCTTAGTGCTCATCCCCACGCGAGCCCCATCTTCTTGAGGTGCCCCTCAACCTTCGCGCTGAGCCCCTCGACCTCGCGCTCCAGCTCGGGCAGCGGTCGGGCGTAGCGCTCCTCCAGGTCCTTCACGCGCCCGGTGAGCTGCTGCGTCACCCGCTGCACCTCGCCGTCGATGGCGGCCCGCAGCGATGCCAGCCACTTGTCCTCGACCACCAGCGCCTTGATCTCGGCCTCGGTGAGCTTGCCGTAGCGGGCCAGCACCTGCTCGTCGAGCGCGGCCTGGGCCTCCTTCACCGCCTTGCTGGCCTCGGACTCCGCGTCGATCAGGGCGAGGCAGCGTTCGAGGGCGTCGCGCTCTTCGTCGCTCTCCGCCTCGCCGTCGATGGCCTTGAGCCGGTCCTTGACGCCGCCCTTGGTGACCTTCCCCTTGTCGTTGGTGGCCTCGGCCAGCAGCCCCTCCTCGCCGCTGTGCTCCTCGACGAACTCCTCCAGCGCCTGCGCCGCGGCCTCCTGCTTCGCCTGCAACGCCTCGACGGCGGCCTGTTCCTTCGCGAAGTAGCGCGCGACGACGAGCGCGGGCGGCACCAGGTCCATCTTGTACTTCTTGCGCCCGATGGTGAGGTCTGGCGTCTCCTTGATGTTGCGCGCCTTGTCCTCGACGATCCCGCGCGGCCGGGCGGCCTCCTGCCAGCCGTCGGCGGCGATGAGATAGACGTCGTCCTGCATCGTCTCGGCCCAGTAGTCCATGAGCCGCTGGTAGACGTCGTAGCGGCTCACGAGCGGCAGGTCGGCGAAGCGGACGAGCAGGTCTTCGGACAGGGTGTGGATCAGCTCGCGGGGCCGGTCGTCGATCTTGATGCCCCGGAGCGCGGATTCGTGGGCGCCGCGCCAGCCCTCGAACACGTCCGCCACGCGTTCGGCGAAGGCCTTGAACTCCGGATGGCCAGTCACGGTGGCCTTGAGCGCGTGCGCGGGAACGCGCGGCTCGAGGTAGCCCTCGCGGCCGTTCTCCTGGAAGAGCGCCTTGCGCAGGGTCGGGAAGACGCGCCACCAGGCCTCCAGCGCGTCGATGTCACGGACCGGGATGCCGCCGTTCAGGTGCGCGTCGAGGTCGTGCAGGTCCTCGGGCTCACTCGCGTCGATGTAGCGCGGCAGGTTCAGGTTGTAGTCGTTGGCCGGGTTCGCGATCTCCGCCACCGGCACCATGCGCGAGTACCGCGGCAGCTCGATCTGGCGCGTGAACACGTCCACGATCTTGTGGATGTCCTGGCTGCGCAGGCGGTTCTTGTTGCCGTCCTTGAGGAAGGCCTTGCTCGCATCGACCATGAAGATGCCGGTGCGGGCTTGGGCGTGCTCCTTGTCGATCACCACGATGCAGGCCGGGATACCGGTGCCGTAGAACAGGTTGGCCGGCAGCCCGATGACGCCCTTGATCAGGCCGCGCTGGACGAGGTTCCTGCGGATGTCGGATTCCCGGTTGCCGCGGAACAGCACGCCGTGCGGCAGGATGATGGCGCCCTTGCCGGTGCTCTTGAGCGAAGCGACGAGGTGCAGCAGGAAGGCGTAGTCGCCATTCTTGGCCGGCGGGATGCCGTACTCGAAGCGCCCGAACTCGTCGTGGGCGGAGTCGAGGCCGCTCGACCACGCCTTGGCGGAGAAGGGCGGGTTGGCGACGGCGAAGTCGAAGGTCCGGAGGCTGCCGTTCTTGTTCTTGAAGTTCGGCGCGGAGAGCGTGTTGCCGCGCCACAGCTCGGCGGTCGGGTGGCCGTGCAGGATCATGTTCATGCGCGCCAGAGCCCAGGTGGCCACGTCCATCTCCTGGCCGTAGATGGCGAGCTTCGAGGTTCCGGCTTCGTCGGCCGCCTTGATGAGCAGCGAGCCGGATCCGCAGGTGGGGTCGTAGACGGTGGGCTCGCGCAGCTCGCCGGCCCGCTCGATGCCGATGACCTGCGCCATGATGCGCGAGACCTCGGCCGGGGTGTAGAACTGGCCCTTGCTCTTGCCACTCTCGGTGGCGAAGTGGCGCATCAGGTACTCGTAGGCGTCGCCCAGCAGGTCGTCGCCCTCGGCCCGGTTGGCGCGGAAGTCGAGCCCGTCGAAGATCGCCACCAACTTCGAGAGCCGGTCCTGCATCTCCTTGCCCGAGCCGAGCTTGCCCTCGTCGTTGAAGTCCGCCTGGTCGATGACGCCCTTGAGGTCGTTCGCTTCGGCGAGGCGGGCGATGATCTTGTTGATCTTGTCGCCGATCTCCTTGTCGCCCTTCAGCGCAACCATGTCGGCAAAGCTCGCACCCTTCGGAACATCGATCAGCGAGCCCCTCGCGCTCGCCGCCTTGTCCGACACGTACTTCATAAACAGCAGCGTCAGGACGTAGTCCTTGTACTGCGAGGCGTCCATGCCTCCGCGGAGTTCGTCGCAGGACTGCCAGAGGGAGGAGTAGAGCTGGGATTTCTTAAGAGCCATCAATCAGGGTCTCTGCCACGGCGGCATCACTTGGTGAGTCCTTCTGCATAACGATGTTGCTCAGCCGCAAAGGCCCCGTGACTGCGGCCAGTCCGCGGTCCGTGGGCCGCGGTTGAGCTTACAGAACTTCAAGTCTGCGCCCGAAGGGCCTTTGGCAGCTGGAGCGTTTCGTTAGCCAGCCCTGCGCAAACGAGGAACGCTCCGTTCAGGACGCGCTCTCGCCATGTCATGGTTGAGCTGGAGGTTGATCCAGAACTTAGCACTCGTCCCAAGCGCTTGCGAGAAGAGCCATGCGGTCTCCGGTGTCACTCCGCGCTTTCCGCGCGCGATCTCGTTGACGCGCTGGAGCGGAACGCCGATGTGCTCAGCGAACGCGACTTGCGTGACGCCGAGTGGCTTGAGGAACTCCTCAATGAGAATCTCGCCGGGATGGGTGGGGATGCGCTTGTCAGGAATCATGGATCAGCACTCTCAGTGGTAGTCGAGGATCTGAACCTCGCAGGCGTCACCGTCCGTCCAGCGGAACACAAGCCGCCATTGATCGTTGATGCGGACGCTGTGCATGCCGGCGAGTTGGCCTTTGAGTAGCTCGAGACGATTGCTGGGCGGCGAGCGAAGATCGATGAGCGCATCGGCAGCGTCGAGCATGTCGAGCTTGCGTAGCGCGGCAGCGACGAGTTCATGCGGGAATCGCCGCGGGGCTTGGCGCGTTCGGTAGAGCAACTCCGTGGCCCGGTCGGCGAAGCTGACGATCATGGATGCGTCAGAAGTCTAGCACATGCACGGATGCCGTGCAAGCATGTCTTTCGCAAAATGGGCGCACTCGGGTCCGGCTAGCGTGTGCTTCTGCTGTGGACGCTCCAATAGGAGGCCTGGGCCCTGCGGCCGCTAGGCCGCTCCGGCCCAGGCCATCCGCACCCGCAACCATCAGCAGCAAGCAGCGTTAGCCAGTACCCTGGCGGAGGTCCGCTGCCGCTAGCCGCCTGGGGCGAAACACGGTCACAGGTGACCCAACGGCGACGAACACCGAGTCTGGTGTGCCACTCAGGATTGCCCCGAAGGACTCGCCGTATGTGCGGCGAAGGTCGCCGTGCACGCGGAAGGCGGCGTTGCTCCACACGCGCCACGGCGGGTGCTCAACGCGATACTCGACCGTACCCCCGTCGCGCTGGGCGGTGTAACCCCAGTAGTGCTCCGTGATGAACTCCGCCTTCGATCCTGGTGTGAGCTCCTCCGCGGCTCCAGCGGCCTCGGCCGAGAAGCCTGTCCATCCGCCTCCGTCCTGCCATTCGTAGCACCACGTCGGTGCCGCGGCATCGGCACGATGCAGATGCCGCATCGGTAGCGCGCGATAGGGCTCGTTGTAGAGAGCGCGCGCCGTCCACGCGATCGCGCGTCGCGGTACAAGCTCCCGAATGAAGACCACCGCGCGCCGCGACCCAGACGCGAGCTCGCGGCGGACGTAGAAGCGAAGATTCACCTCGACGAAATCGCGGTGCAGGGGCACGGCGACGCCGAGCACGCGTGTCTCGACGAAACGGAATCCGACCAGGCTCACCAACGCCTGAGCTTGCCACAGGTCGAGGATCGTCCCGCGCGGAACGAGGGGTGTGAGGAGCGACGCGGGAACGCGGAAGTTGGCGATGACGAGATCACGCCACTCGGCGGTAAGGAAGGGTCGCGGGTCGCTCAATCGCCTGGCAATCTGTGAGGTTGCGCGTATCTGGCTAACGACAAAGCTCAGCCGCAAAGGCCCGGTCCGCGATCTCCAGATCGCGGGCGGGACTTGCGTCGCCAGTCTACTGGCGACGCACTGTTGAACGCGCTGACATGCCGCTCCGGAGTCGTGGCTGACTCACCGGTCGTGAAGGGCCATTGTCAGCTGGAGCGCCTCGTTAGCCGTCCAGTCAAACGCGATTAGACAGAAGAGTGGGGCGCCGTCAACGCGTCGGTGGTGAATAGTGCTCGTTGCGAAATGCAGGTTGACAGGTGATGGGCTGCAAAGTGAGTGATTGGTGGCGCTG contains these protein-coding regions:
- a CDS encoding SAM-dependent DNA methyltransferase, whose protein sequence is MALKKSQLYSSLWQSCDELRGGMDASQYKDYVLTLLFMKYVSDKAASARGSLIDVPKGASFADMVALKGDKEIGDKINKIIARLAEANDLKGVIDQADFNDEGKLGSGKEMQDRLSKLVAIFDGLDFRANRAEGDDLLGDAYEYLMRHFATESGKSKGQFYTPAEVSRIMAQVIGIERAGELREPTVYDPTCGSGSLLIKAADEAGTSKLAIYGQEMDVATWALARMNMILHGHPTAELWRGNTLSAPNFKNKNGSLRTFDFAVANPPFSAKAWSSGLDSAHDEFGRFEYGIPPAKNGDYAFLLHLVASLKSTGKGAIILPHGVLFRGNRESDIRRNLVQRGLIKGVIGLPANLFYGTGIPACIVVIDKEHAQARTGIFMVDASKAFLKDGNKNRLRSQDIHKIVDVFTRQIELPRYSRMVPVAEIANPANDYNLNLPRYIDASEPEDLHDLDAHLNGGIPVRDIDALEAWWRVFPTLRKALFQENGREGYLEPRVPAHALKATVTGHPEFKAFAERVADVFEGWRGAHESALRGIKIDDRPRELIHTLSEDLLVRFADLPLVSRYDVYQRLMDYWAETMQDDVYLIAADGWQEAARPRGIVEDKARNIKETPDLTIGRKKYKMDLVPPALVVARYFAKEQAAVEALQAKQEAAAQALEEFVEEHSGEEGLLAEATNDKGKVTKGGVKDRLKAIDGEAESDEERDALERCLALIDAESEASKAVKEAQAALDEQVLARYGKLTEAEIKALVVEDKWLASLRAAIDGEVQRVTQQLTGRVKDLEERYARPLPELEREVEGLSAKVEGHLKKMGLAWG
- a CDS encoding HigA family addiction module antidote protein, which codes for MIPDKRIPTHPGEILIEEFLKPLGVTQVAFAEHIGVPLQRVNEIARGKRGVTPETAWLFSQALGTSAKFWINLQLNHDMARARPERSVPRLRRAG
- a CDS encoding type II toxin-antitoxin system RelE/ParE family toxin, with protein sequence MIVSFADRATELLYRTRQAPRRFPHELVAAALRKLDMLDAADALIDLRSPPSNRLELLKGQLAGMHSVRINDQWRLVFRWTDGDACEVQILDYH
- a CDS encoding DUF2071 domain-containing protein, whose amino-acid sequence is MSDPRPFLTAEWRDLVIANFRVPASLLTPLVPRGTILDLWQAQALVSLVGFRFVETRVLGVAVPLHRDFVEVNLRFYVRRELASGSRRAVVFIRELVPRRAIAWTARALYNEPYRALPMRHLHRADAAAPTWCYEWQDGGGWTGFSAEAAGAAEELTPGSKAEFITEHYWGYTAQRDGGTVEYRVEHPPWRVWSNAAFRVHGDLRRTYGESFGAILSGTPDSVFVAVGSPVTVFRPRRLAAADLRQGTG